The DNA sequence TGTTCTTTTCGGTCTAAATGCTACTTCCGAAAAACTATATCCAGGAGCCTGCATGGGGTTCTCCGACAGGCTCCTAGTACTACAGGTTTCCGCTCAACTTTAGAGAAGGCAGCATCAAGGTAAATTCTTTATGACAGATACAGTACGACAAGATTGCACAAGTCGCGGCAACCTGTTCGTCATTTCCTCCGTGTCCGGTGGAGGAAAGACCACATTGATCCGCAAAATCTTGGGATCTGTCCCCGGTGTGCGGCTGGCAGTATCCCACACAACAAGGGCTCCCAGGCCGGAGGAGAAGGACGGGGAGGATTACCACTTCATCACCCGGGACCGGTTTGGCACCATGATCCATGAGGACCGGTTCCTGGAGTGGGCCGAAGTCTACGGAAAATATTACGGTACATCCGTCGATGCCGTTGATTCCGTCAGTGCAGGAGGTTGTGATGTCATCCTGGACATTGACGTACAGGGTGCC is a window from the bacterium genome containing:
- the gmk gene encoding guanylate kinase; protein product: MTDTVRQDCTSRGNLFVISSVSGGGKTTLIRKILGSVPGVRLAVSHTTRAPRPEEKDGEDYHFITRDRFGTMIHEDRFLEWAEVYGKYYGTSVDAVDSVSAGGCDVILDIDVQGAMQVRTKRPEAVLIFILPPSVEEQERRLRGRGTEDEDDVGRRLEAARQELAFASEYDYSVVNDNLNEAVEAVRYIIEDHRCKSGTVES